The following nucleotide sequence is from Pseudomonas sp. RC10.
TCGAGTTTCAGGTGCTGGTGGGGCTGGTCGAAACCCTGATCTTTGCCGCTCGCGCGTATCAACAGATGCCGAAGCCGTCTTTGCTGACCGGATTCGACTGGCAGTTGGTCAAGCCGATCATCCCGTTCGCCGCCAGCATGTCGGGCACTGCGGTGTTGTGGATCGTGCTGACCCAGATCGACAAGGTGCTGCTGTCCGAGATGCTGCCGCTCAACGAGTACGGTTACTTCTCGCTGGTGGCGCTGATCACCACCGGCATCATGATGTTGAGCAACCCGCTGGCGCAGACGCTGCTGCCGCGTCTGACGGTGTTGATGGCCGAAGGTCGTCGCGATGACATGCACGCTTTGTTTCTGGCCGCCAACCGCTTCGTCTGCACGTTTCTGTTTCCGCTGGCCGCGCTGATCGCTTTGCATGCCCACGAGATGGTGTACGCCTGGTCGGGCGATCGATTGGCCGCCGACTGGAGCCGCTCGATTCTGCCGTGGTACTCGCTGGGCAGCGCGATCATGGCCGTCAGTGCGTTTCAGTTCTACCTGCAATACGCCTATGGGCAGATGCGGTTGCACGTCTGGTACAGCGTCATTTCTGCGCTGATCACGGTGCCAGTGATGGTGCTGGCGATTCACTTTTACGGAGCCTTGGGCGCCGCCCTCGCCTGGTTCGTTCTGCGCGTGGTGTCGTTCGCCATCTGGCCGATGATCGTGCATCAACGCCTCGCGCCGGGCATTCACGGCCTCTGGTTGCGCGACATCTTGCGCATCAGCGTGATGACGGCCGTGGGCCTGGCGATCAGCGAGCCGGTGCTGCGACTGATCGCCGATGACAATCGCTTCAACACGTTCTTGGGTCTGGCCGTCAGCGGCCTGATCACGCTGATGGTGGTAGCCGCCAGCTACAAGCCACTGGTGACGAAGATTTCCGTCCTGTTCAGCAAGCCCAGTCTCTAACGAGGCTTCAAACCGAGAGCCACAGCCATGGATGCTATTAGCAAAAAGACGAGCGTCTCGCCGTCCGCCGCACCCCTGGTCAGCATTGTCTGTCCAGCCTACAACCAGCAAGCCTACGTCGCTCAGACGCTGGAAGGCTTTCTGATGCAGGAAACGTCGTTCGAATTCGAAATTCTGGTGAACGACGACGCCTCCACGGATGGCACCGCCCGCATCATTGCCGAATACGTCGAACGTTACCCGACGCTGATCCGGCCCTTCTATCACGAGACGAACCAGTACTCACAAGGCAACTCGTCAGTGCCGCGCCTGTTTGGCCAGGCACGGGGCCGCTACATCGCTTTCTGCGAAGGCGACGATTACTGGACCGACCCGCGCAAACTGCAGATCCAGGTGGAGTTCCTCGAAAACCACCCCGATTACGTGCTGACCTACCACGACGCCATTCCCTTCGACACCAACGGCCAGTACCCGATTCAGCTGCAAGGCGAGTTACGGGGCGACGCCACGGCGCTGGAGTTGCAAAAGGCCCGGCCCATTTCGACGCTGACCACGGTGTTTCGCAACGTGTTCAACTCGCTGCCCAAGGAGCTGGTCACCGCGCCGCTGAACGATCTGGTCTGGTGGTCGCTGCTCGGGGCCTACGGCAAAGGCAAGTTCATGGCCGAGATCAAGCCCGCCATGTACCGCTTGCATCCGGGCGGTGTGTTCTCCATGCGCTCGAACAAACGCAAGTTGCACATGGCGTTGCAGACGTCCGGGGCACTGGCCAACTACTACAACCGCCTCGGCAACGATGAGCTGTATGAGCACTTCCTGATGGAGCTGATCGGTTACTCACTGTCCGCGATCACGCCTCAGCGCAAGGTCCAGACCCTGCTGCAAGTGGGCCGCAACTTCAGCACTAACATCGGCAAGAGACTGATGACGACGTTCAGCAAAGGTCATGTTCAGTAACGTTCTGGTGGTCTGCGTCGGCAACATCTGTCGCAGCCCCATGGCCGAGGCGATGCTCCGACAGCGCGTACGCACAGGCGTCGTGATCTCGTCCGCCGGCACCCACGCCATGCTCAGTTCCACCATGGACCCACTGGCCAAGGCCGTGTTGCAGGTCAACGGCGTCGAAGCCCACCGGCATCGCAGTCGTCAGATCGACCGGCAAATGCTCTACGACGCGGACCTGATCTTGCTGATGGAAAACCGCCAGATGCAAAGCGTGCTCAAGCTGGCCCCCGAGGTACGCGGCAAGACGTTTCTGATTGGCAAATGGCAGCACGCACTGGAAATAGCCGACCCCTACCGGCGCCCGAAACTAGCCTTTGAACAGACCTACGAGCAGCTTTCGCGTTGCGTCGACGACTGGCTTCCTTATCTTCAGTCAGGAGATCCAAGATAAATGACCGCTATGAACCGTACTTCCCTGGACGAGGTCCAGGACTCCCGGATCGATTTGGCGACTATCTTGCGCACACTTTTCGATCACAAAGGAATGATTGCATCGATTGTCGGTGTCTGCGTCCTGATTGGACTCACCTACGCCGTCCTCGCCACGCCGATCTTTCAGGCCAACGCGATGATCCAGATCGAGCCGAAGAAAATCGGCATCGAGGGCCGCACGGAGATCAACGCCAAGCCGCTGTCGGTGTCCCAGGCGACCACCGAAATCGAACTGATCAAATCTCGCGCGGTGCTGGGCAAGGTCGTGGAAGACCTCAAGCTCAACATCATTCAGAAGCCGAAATACGTGCCGGGCATCGGCGGTTACATGGCCCGTCATTTCAAGCCTGATCACGAAGGCGAAATCGCCTCGTCGCTGTTCGGCCTCGACAGCTACGCGTGGGGCGGCGAGAAAATCGACATCTTCCAGCTGGAAGTGCCTGACGCGCTGCTCGGCGAGAAAATGACGATGGTCATCGACAAGCCTGAAACCTTCAGTCTGTACGACGAAGACCATAACAAGCTGCTCAGCGGCCCGGTCGGTCAGAGCGTTGAAGGCAGTGGCCTGAAGATTCAGGTCGCCGCCCTCACGGGCCGTCCTGGCACCGAGTTCACCGTGATTCGTCAACGCACCCTGACCGCCGCACTGGATTATCAGGACCGCCTGAAAATCATCGAAGCGGGCAAGGATTCGGGCATCGTTTACCTGTCGATCCAGGACCCTGATCCCGTGCTGGCCAAGCGCATCCTCAACGAAGTCAGCCGCCTGTACGTGCGTCAGAACGTGGAACGCAGTTCAGCCGAAGCCGCCCAGCGCCTTGAATTCCTGCGCTCGCAGTTGCCAGCGGTTCGCAAACAGTTGGAGCAGTCGGAAATTGCCTTGAACAATTTCCAGACCAGCGCCAAGTCCGTGGACCTGAGCGTGGAGACCAAATCGGTCCTCGACCAAGTGGTCAAGCTGGAAGGCACGTTGTCTGACCTGAAGATGAAGCGGGTCGATGTCGAGCGTCTGTACACCCCGGAGCACCCGACCTATCGCGGTCTGATGACCCAGATCAGCCAGGTTGAAGCGCAGAAAGCCGCGCTGCTGAAAAAAATCGAAACCTTGCCTGCCACGCAACAGGAATTGCTGCGCCTGACCCGCGACATGCAGGTCACTTCGCAGACGTACACCCTGTTGCTGGACAAGAGCCAGGAGCAGGACATCCTGCGCGCTGGCAGCATCGGCAACGTCCGGGTGATCGACAACGCCGACGCCAACGTCGAAGAGCCGGTCAAGCCGATGCGCAAAATCATCGTGCTGGTCGCCGCCCTCGTGGGTCTGCTGCTGGCGGTTGCCACTGTGTTTGTGCGTCAGGCGTTCTATCGCGGCGTGGATAACCCCGACGTGATCGAAAACCTGGGCATGCCGGTCTACGCGTCGCTGCCGTTTTCCCGTCAGCAAGAGCGCATGGACAAAGCGGGCAGCCGTTCAGGCAGCAAGGAGCCCCGCCTGCTCAGCGTCAGCGCGCCAACGGAACTGGCGATCGAGTCGCTGCGCAGCCTGCGCACCAGCCTGCATTTCGCCATGCTCGAAGCGCGCAACAACGTGCTGATGATTTCCAGCCCGACGCCGGGCGTGGGCAAATCGTTCGTCTCCAGCAACCTGGCGGTGATCATTGCCCAGACCGGCAAACGCGTGCTGCTGATCGACGCCGACATGCGCAAAGGCTACCTGCACAAGCTGTTCAACCTGACGCCCAAGCATGGCTTGTCCGACACCCTGGCCGCGCGGCTGAAAAGCAAGGAAGTGATCAACCACACCGAAGTGCGCAACCTGGACTTCATTTCCTGTGGTTTCGCGGCGCCCAACCCGTCGGAGCTGTTGATGCATGACAACTTCAACAAGCTGATCACCGACCTGTCGCCGCTGTATGACCTGGTGATCGTCGACACCCCGCCGATCCTGGCCGTCACTGACGCCACGCTGGTGGGGCGCCAATCGGGCACCTGTCTGCTGGTCACCCGGTTCGGCTTGAGCACTGCCAAGGAAATCGAGGCGTGCAAACGTCGCCTGATGCACAACGGCATCGTGATCAAAGGGGCGATTTTCAACGGCGTGCTGCGCAAGGCGTCCACCGCCGACTACGACTGCGCCGCGTACGGCTACGACTACACGACCGTTCGTAAATAACCCATGACGCCCCGCCACACCCGTGCAGGCGGGGCACCCAGCAGTAGAAGTGAAGTAAAGGAGACGTTCATGGCCAGGACCATCGCAGTGATGCAACCTTATCTCTTTCCCTATCTGGGTTACTTTCAGCTCATCGCCGCGGCAGACGTTTTCGTCCTGGGAGACGATCTGCACTATGTGCGTTCGGGCTGGGTCAACCGCAACCGCATTCTTCACGGCGACGAAGCCCGCCTGATCAGCTTTCCGCTGAAGAAAGACCGCTTTCTGTTGCAGATAAACCAACGTCAGTTGTGTGAGGGTTTCAACGAAGAAGCCGAGCGGCTGATTCGTCTGATCACCGAAAGCTACGAGCACGCGCCCTATTTCGCCCAGGTCATGCCGCTGATCGAGCGCCTGATCCGCTTTCCTCAACAGAACATCGCGCTCTACGCCGAAAACGCGCTGCGTGAAATGTGCGCCTACCTGCACATCGTCACGCCGATCATGCGCAGTTCGGACCTGATTCTGGGCAGCCCGGCGGACAAGCAGGAACGCATCATCCGCATTGCCCACACGTTTGAAGCGACGACGTTCATCACGCCCGAGGGGGGATCAGTGGTGTACGACCGTGACCACTTCGCGAGAAACCGCCTGCTGGTGCGGTTTTTCCGGATGGGCACGGTGGAATACCCACAGTTCGGGCAACCTTTCGTCGCGAATTTATCCATCATCGATGTACTGATGTTCAACTGCGTCGAGCAGGTCCAACACATGCTGACTCAATATCAGCTGGACAAGCACCCGCCCGCCGCCGATCCCGGACTGCTGGCCAGGCCGACGCTACACCCTGAGCGTGTTTCAACCCCGACGAACCGGATTGCAGTGGAGTGAAGAACGATGTCTCAAGCCGATAGCCCTTCCAGCAACCCCGCCCGCTGGTACTTGATTCAAACCAAACCCCGCCAGGAAGGCCGGGCGCAGGAACATTTGCAGCGCCAGCATTTCGAGTGCTACCGACCGGTCAAGCATGGCGAGAAAAAACGCGGCTCTCGCGGCCCCAGCGAAGAAGAGCTGTTCCCGGGGTATCTGTTCATTCGCATGGACCAGACGAATGACAACTGGTATCCGATCCGCTCGACCCGTGGCGTGGCCCGTATCGTGACCTTTGGCGGGATGCCGATTCCGGTCAAGGACGAACTGATCGAGCAGATCCGCGAACGCCTGCTGGCGCCGCTGCCGAAAGTGGCGTTTCAACAGGGCGAAGCCGTGCGCATCACCGCCGAGGGCTTCAACGATGTGGAAGCGATCTTCCTCACGGCCGATGGCGATGAGCGTGCGGTGATCCTGCTCAACCTGCTGCACCGCGAACAGAAAGTGACCTTGCCGGTCAGCAGCCTGTCGCGGATGGAAGCGCGGGTCAGCTGAAAACCCGCAACCCTTTGTAGGCACGCAAACCTCTGTGGGAGCGAATTCATTCGCGAGAGGGCGGTACATCCGATGCTGATCTGTCGGATATGAAACCGCATCGCGAATGAATTCGCTCCCACAGCAGTGAGCCCTGTGCTAGGCAACACCCCCGACTTCGTTTATGAGTGCTGAGCATTTCGCCCGGCGCTCTCGATCCTCTTTGCCCGGAACTCACCATGACCTCCAAAACGACGCTGGTGACGCTCACCTATGGTGACCGTTTCAATTACCTGCACACGCTTGTCAGCCGTTCGCTGGAAAGCCCGTTGATCGACCGCGTGATCATTGTCAGCAACGCGTCGACCTCGCCACTGGACACCCTGCGTCGTACCTGGCCGGATCAGGTCAGCGTGATCTACATGCACGAGAACACCGGCTCGGCCCGTGGTTACTCGGTGGGCATTCAGGCCGCGCTGGATGCCGGCGCCGAACACATCTGGCTGATGGACGACGACAACGCGCCGACGATCAACGCCATCGCGACGCTGCATCAGGTGCTCGAAGAACGCAAACTCATCGACGGTGAAGAAAAAGCCGCCGTGCTGGGTTTTCGTCCGACCCACCAAGCAGACATCGCCGCCGGTGTGCCGAAACGTTTCGCGATCCAGCGCCGGTCGAGCTTCTTCGGTTTCCACATCGCGCAGCTGCCTTACAAAATCTGGCGCCGTCTGCCGTGGGGCGCACCGCAAGGGGCTCAAGGCAAGCTGCAAATGGTGGAGCTGCCGTTCGCGACCTACGGCGGCCTGCTCGCCCACCGCAACCTGTATCGCAAGATCGGCCTGCCGCTGGACGCGTTGATGCTTTACGCCGACGACAGCGAATACACCTGGCGCATCACGGCAGGTGGCGGACGGATTTTCCTGGTGCCGGACGCGGTGCTCGATGACCTTGAAAGCTCCTGGAACATCAAGGCGCGCACCAACAACATCTACGAGAGCTTCCTGCTGGGCGGCTCCGACTTGCGGGCCTACTACGGCGCGCGCAACCAGGCCTGGTTCGACAAGAACGTCTGGGCCAACTCGTCGCTGCTGTACAGCCTCAACCGCTGGGTGTTTTTCCGGTTGTTGCGGTTGATCGCCAAGCGCCGGGGCGCCGAAGAGCGCTTGAGCCTGATCGAAAAAGCCATCCGTGACGGTGAGTCCGGCGTACTGGGTCTGAATCAGTCGTATCCACTATGAAAATACTGTTCATCAGCAGCCTGTACTCACCCCACATCGGTGGCGGCGCGGAGGTCATTCTTCAGCGCACCGTCGA
It contains:
- a CDS encoding WbqC family protein — encoded protein: MARTIAVMQPYLFPYLGYFQLIAAADVFVLGDDLHYVRSGWVNRNRILHGDEARLISFPLKKDRFLLQINQRQLCEGFNEEAERLIRLITESYEHAPYFAQVMPLIERLIRFPQQNIALYAENALREMCAYLHIVTPIMRSSDLILGSPADKQERIIRIAHTFEATTFITPEGGSVVYDRDHFARNRLLVRFFRMGTVEYPQFGQPFVANLSIIDVLMFNCVEQVQHMLTQYQLDKHPPAADPGLLARPTLHPERVSTPTNRIAVE
- a CDS encoding polysaccharide biosynthesis tyrosine autokinase, with product MTAMNRTSLDEVQDSRIDLATILRTLFDHKGMIASIVGVCVLIGLTYAVLATPIFQANAMIQIEPKKIGIEGRTEINAKPLSVSQATTEIELIKSRAVLGKVVEDLKLNIIQKPKYVPGIGGYMARHFKPDHEGEIASSLFGLDSYAWGGEKIDIFQLEVPDALLGEKMTMVIDKPETFSLYDEDHNKLLSGPVGQSVEGSGLKIQVAALTGRPGTEFTVIRQRTLTAALDYQDRLKIIEAGKDSGIVYLSIQDPDPVLAKRILNEVSRLYVRQNVERSSAEAAQRLEFLRSQLPAVRKQLEQSEIALNNFQTSAKSVDLSVETKSVLDQVVKLEGTLSDLKMKRVDVERLYTPEHPTYRGLMTQISQVEAQKAALLKKIETLPATQQELLRLTRDMQVTSQTYTLLLDKSQEQDILRAGSIGNVRVIDNADANVEEPVKPMRKIIVLVAALVGLLLAVATVFVRQAFYRGVDNPDVIENLGMPVYASLPFSRQQERMDKAGSRSGSKEPRLLSVSAPTELAIESLRSLRTSLHFAMLEARNNVLMISSPTPGVGKSFVSSNLAVIIAQTGKRVLLIDADMRKGYLHKLFNLTPKHGLSDTLAARLKSKEVINHTEVRNLDFISCGFAAPNPSELLMHDNFNKLITDLSPLYDLVIVDTPPILAVTDATLVGRQSGTCLLVTRFGLSTAKEIEACKRRLMHNGIVIKGAIFNGVLRKASTADYDCAAYGYDYTTVRK
- a CDS encoding low molecular weight protein-tyrosine-phosphatase produces the protein MFSNVLVVCVGNICRSPMAEAMLRQRVRTGVVISSAGTHAMLSSTMDPLAKAVLQVNGVEAHRHRSRQIDRQMLYDADLILLMENRQMQSVLKLAPEVRGKTFLIGKWQHALEIADPYRRPKLAFEQTYEQLSRCVDDWLPYLQSGDPR
- the rfaH gene encoding transcription/translation regulatory transformer protein RfaH; protein product: MSQADSPSSNPARWYLIQTKPRQEGRAQEHLQRQHFECYRPVKHGEKKRGSRGPSEEELFPGYLFIRMDQTNDNWYPIRSTRGVARIVTFGGMPIPVKDELIEQIRERLLAPLPKVAFQQGEAVRITAEGFNDVEAIFLTADGDERAVILLNLLHREQKVTLPVSSLSRMEARVS
- a CDS encoding oligosaccharide flippase family protein; the protein is MQTKRSVIRNTALSYAGQAYTLLVGILIMPFYLGHMGAEAYGLIGFFSVLQAWLQLLDAGLSPSLVRAVAHQQGATVQDYHSGRLLRSFELIFVPLAGLCCVAMMAGSDWIAVHWLNAKELSTQTLVECISLMGIVIALRLFSTLYKSGIQGLEQHAWLNIANVIIATLRYFGGLFLVSTITSDPVTFFEFQVLVGLVETLIFAARAYQQMPKPSLLTGFDWQLVKPIIPFAASMSGTAVLWIVLTQIDKVLLSEMLPLNEYGYFSLVALITTGIMMLSNPLAQTLLPRLTVLMAEGRRDDMHALFLAANRFVCTFLFPLAALIALHAHEMVYAWSGDRLAADWSRSILPWYSLGSAIMAVSAFQFYLQYAYGQMRLHVWYSVISALITVPVMVLAIHFYGALGAALAWFVLRVVSFAIWPMIVHQRLAPGIHGLWLRDILRISVMTAVGLAISEPVLRLIADDNRFNTFLGLAVSGLITLMVVAASYKPLVTKISVLFSKPSL
- a CDS encoding glycosyltransferase family A protein: MDAISKKTSVSPSAAPLVSIVCPAYNQQAYVAQTLEGFLMQETSFEFEILVNDDASTDGTARIIAEYVERYPTLIRPFYHETNQYSQGNSSVPRLFGQARGRYIAFCEGDDYWTDPRKLQIQVEFLENHPDYVLTYHDAIPFDTNGQYPIQLQGELRGDATALELQKARPISTLTTVFRNVFNSLPKELVTAPLNDLVWWSLLGAYGKGKFMAEIKPAMYRLHPGGVFSMRSNKRKLHMALQTSGALANYYNRLGNDELYEHFLMELIGYSLSAITPQRKVQTLLQVGRNFSTNIGKRLMTTFSKGHVQ
- a CDS encoding glycosyltransferase, translated to MTSKTTLVTLTYGDRFNYLHTLVSRSLESPLIDRVIIVSNASTSPLDTLRRTWPDQVSVIYMHENTGSARGYSVGIQAALDAGAEHIWLMDDDNAPTINAIATLHQVLEERKLIDGEEKAAVLGFRPTHQADIAAGVPKRFAIQRRSSFFGFHIAQLPYKIWRRLPWGAPQGAQGKLQMVELPFATYGGLLAHRNLYRKIGLPLDALMLYADDSEYTWRITAGGGRIFLVPDAVLDDLESSWNIKARTNNIYESFLLGGSDLRAYYGARNQAWFDKNVWANSSLLYSLNRWVFFRLLRLIAKRRGAEERLSLIEKAIRDGESGVLGLNQSYPL